One part of the Nostoc sp. PCC 7120 = FACHB-418 genome encodes these proteins:
- a CDS encoding ABC transporter ATP-binding protein codes for MKIGLQQYWHLLVDYLKPQKSRMVKFAIALLVSIGLQILNPQILRYFIDTAVSGGDSQKLLLAALLFIGVALITQAMSIIATFYGENVAWTATNNLRADLVEHCLRLDLSFHKYRTPGELVERIDGDVQNLSEFFSKFTIHILGNLLMVLGVIVVLFIEDWRAGLAILLFALTALSTLIKLRRISVFHWGGYRQFSAEFFGFLGEQLTGMEDIRANGAKNYVMQRFYTIIRNWLPIFHKARFADTILWVTTNGIFTLGSVIALIVGAYLWSQQTITIGTVYLLYYYTNILSEPIEQIRNQFEDLQQADASIYRITDLLQIQSQLRTSGEKLLPPGALSIAVENISFAYNDRKNDTEDWVLQDVSFNLPAGQVLGLLGRTGSGKSTLARLLLRLYDPQSGSIRLGGVPIDQTPLQELPGKVGLVTQDVQLFQTTVRNNLTFFNPDITSDRIHETIEMLGLSEWLHSLPNGLDTTLGPDSSGLSAGQAQLLAFTRVFLKNPGLVILDEASSRLDPMTERLIEKAIDKLLMGRTAIIIAHRLATVERANQILILDKGKISEYGERKELANNPNSRFAQLLKAGLTDLLV; via the coding sequence ATGAAAATCGGACTACAGCAATATTGGCACTTACTTGTAGACTACCTCAAGCCGCAAAAGAGTAGGATGGTCAAATTTGCGATCGCACTCCTCGTTAGCATCGGCTTACAAATCCTCAACCCCCAAATTCTCCGTTATTTCATTGACACAGCTGTTAGTGGTGGGGATAGCCAAAAATTACTCTTAGCGGCCTTGCTATTTATTGGTGTAGCCTTAATCACCCAAGCAATGTCAATTATAGCCACATTCTACGGTGAAAATGTCGCCTGGACAGCTACTAATAATTTGCGTGCAGATTTAGTAGAGCATTGTTTGAGACTAGATTTATCCTTCCACAAATACCGTACACCAGGGGAACTAGTGGAACGCATAGACGGCGATGTGCAGAATTTATCAGAATTTTTCTCGAAATTTACTATTCACATCTTGGGTAATTTGCTCATGGTGTTGGGTGTGATAGTAGTCCTGTTTATAGAAGATTGGCGAGCCGGTTTAGCTATTTTATTGTTTGCTCTCACCGCCTTATCTACTCTGATTAAGTTGCGTAGAATTTCAGTTTTCCATTGGGGAGGGTATCGCCAATTTAGTGCAGAGTTTTTTGGCTTCTTAGGTGAACAGCTAACCGGGATGGAAGACATCCGCGCCAATGGCGCGAAAAACTATGTCATGCAACGCTTCTATACAATAATTCGTAACTGGCTACCCATCTTTCATAAAGCCCGCTTTGCCGATACAATTCTTTGGGTGACAACCAACGGTATATTTACTTTAGGCAGTGTAATTGCTCTCATCGTTGGTGCTTACCTATGGAGTCAACAGACAATTACCATCGGTACAGTTTACCTATTGTATTACTACACCAATATTCTCAGCGAACCGATTGAACAAATTCGCAACCAATTTGAAGACCTCCAACAAGCAGATGCGAGTATTTACCGCATCACAGACTTATTACAAATTCAATCTCAATTACGTACAAGCGGCGAAAAATTACTTCCCCCAGGTGCGCTGTCTATAGCTGTCGAGAATATCTCCTTTGCTTACAATGACCGGAAAAATGATACTGAAGATTGGGTATTGCAAGATGTATCTTTTAATTTACCTGCGGGTCAGGTGTTGGGTTTACTGGGACGTACAGGAAGCGGAAAGTCTACTTTGGCGCGATTACTCTTGAGATTGTATGATCCACAATCAGGTTCAATTCGGTTGGGTGGTGTACCTATCGACCAAACCCCACTCCAAGAATTACCGGGGAAAGTCGGATTAGTAACTCAAGATGTGCAACTTTTTCAAACCACAGTTCGCAATAACCTGACTTTTTTTAATCCTGACATTACTAGCGATCGCATCCATGAAACAATAGAAATGTTGGGCTTGTCAGAATGGTTGCACTCTTTACCCAACGGCTTAGATACAACTCTAGGGCCAGATAGTAGCGGCTTGTCAGCAGGACAAGCGCAGCTATTAGCCTTTACCCGTGTATTTCTCAAAAATCCTGGCTTAGTAATTCTCGATGAAGCTTCTTCACGTCTTGACCCAATGACAGAAAGACTCATTGAAAAAGCTATAGATAAATTATTGATGGGACGGACTGCTATTATTATTGCCCATCGTTTAGCAACCGTAGAAAGAGCCAATCAAATCTTAATTTTAGACAAAGGTAAAATAAGTGAATACGGTGAACGAAAAGAACTAGCAAACAATCCTAATTCACGTTTTGCTCAGTTATTAAAAGCAGGTTTAACAGATTTATTAGTTTAA
- a CDS encoding DUF4351 domain-containing protein, whose amino-acid sequence MSFDNLCKLLSEKHPQKFATWVLGAPQTDVTVLKTELSIEPIRADYVTFLQLQGRILHLEFQTTLESTPPLPLRMLDYWVRLYRLYRLPITQVVVLLLPPKDDSEIATAFTVESTRHEYRVIRIWEENPEPFLQDSALLPLAPLTATNQPQLLLEQIVQRVDQLETTQRQEISAYTQILAGLKFKKDLIKRLFREGMMRESVIYQEILEEGEQRGEQRGRQEGRQEGERSLVLRLLTRKLGELPPQIREQVEILSLSELENLGEALLDFTSLLDLEAWLANQ is encoded by the coding sequence ATGTCCTTCGATAATCTCTGCAAACTGCTATCGGAAAAACACCCGCAAAAATTCGCAACTTGGGTATTAGGCGCACCCCAAACAGATGTCACAGTCCTCAAAACCGAATTGAGTATTGAACCCATCCGCGCCGATTACGTCACCTTTTTACAACTCCAAGGCAGGATTTTACACCTAGAATTTCAAACCACATTAGAATCTACACCACCCCTACCTCTGCGAATGCTCGATTATTGGGTGCGGTTGTATCGTTTATATCGTTTACCAATCACACAAGTGGTAGTATTATTGCTTCCCCCAAAAGATGATAGTGAAATTGCTACAGCTTTTACAGTGGAAAGCACCCGTCACGAATACCGAGTAATTCGGATATGGGAAGAAAACCCCGAACCATTTCTCCAGGATTCAGCCTTATTACCCTTAGCACCATTAACAGCCACCAATCAACCCCAACTCTTGCTAGAACAAATTGTGCAGCGTGTTGACCAATTGGAGACAACACAACGACAGGAAATTTCTGCTTATACCCAAATCTTAGCGGGGTTAAAATTTAAGAAGGATTTGATTAAAAGATTATTTCGGGAGGGTATGATGCGCGAGTCAGTAATTTACCAAGAAATTCTCGAAGAAGGCGAACAACGAGGAGAACAGCGAGGACGACAAGAAGGACGACAAGAAGGGGAACGAAGTCTGGTTTTGCGTCTACTAACTCGCAAGCTAGGAGAATTACCCCCACAGATACGGGAACAGGTAGAGATTCTGAGTTTGTCAGAATTGGAAAATCTGGGTGAGGCTTTATTGGACTTTACCAGTTTGTTGGATTTAGAGGCATGGTTAGCTAATCAGTAG